One window from the genome of Castellaniella sp. MT123 encodes:
- a CDS encoding redoxin domain-containing protein, whose product MITGDKAPEWDVETWLNTDAPLSLQDLRGSVVVVHAFQMLCPGCVSHGIPQAKAIHQTFPPGRVQVVGLHTVFEHHAAMTEVALRAFMHEYRIHFPVGIDRADPRGNPIPLTMQAWRMQGTPTLFILDSEGRIRLHHFGQLDDLQVGAVIGQLMAETDSTA is encoded by the coding sequence ATGATCACGGGTGACAAAGCCCCCGAATGGGACGTCGAAACCTGGCTGAACACGGATGCCCCGCTATCCCTGCAGGACCTGCGCGGCTCAGTCGTGGTCGTGCATGCCTTTCAGATGTTGTGCCCGGGCTGCGTCTCGCACGGCATCCCGCAGGCGAAAGCCATCCACCAGACCTTCCCGCCCGGGCGGGTCCAGGTCGTGGGCCTGCATACCGTGTTCGAACACCACGCCGCCATGACCGAAGTGGCACTACGGGCCTTCATGCACGAATACCGCATCCATTTTCCGGTCGGCATCGATCGCGCCGATCCGCGCGGCAATCCGATCCCGCTGACCATGCAGGCCTGGCGCATGCAAGGCACCCCCACCTTGTTCATCCTGGATTCCGAAGGCCGCATCCGGCTGCATCATTTCGGCCAGCTGGACGATCTGCAGGTGGGTGCCGTCATTGGTCAGTTGATGGCCGAGACGGACTCGACTGCTTGA
- a CDS encoding c-type cytochrome encodes MKLSALALCIPLLALGQAAHAAPDFAQVKEILAKNACLACHAVDKKVVGPAYQDVAAKHKGQANAAELMTASIKGGSSGKYGPIPMPPNVGVSDADIKVVVEWLVAGAPH; translated from the coding sequence ATGAAACTGTCTGCACTGGCCCTGTGCATTCCCCTGCTGGCTTTGGGCCAGGCCGCCCATGCCGCGCCGGATTTTGCCCAGGTCAAAGAAATCCTGGCGAAGAACGCCTGTCTGGCTTGCCACGCCGTCGACAAAAAAGTCGTCGGCCCCGCTTATCAAGACGTTGCGGCCAAACACAAAGGGCAGGCGAATGCCGCCGAACTCATGACTGCCAGCATCAAGGGCGGCAGTTCCGGCAAGTATGGCCCCATCCCGATGCCGCCGAATGTCGGTGTTTCCGATGCCGACATCAAAGTCGTGGTCGAATGGCTGGTTGCGGGCGCCCCGCACTGA